The Dehalococcoidia bacterium genomic sequence AACGAGCTGAGCAAGAGCGGCAGTTACGACGCCGTCTTCGTCGACGCCGCGCCCACGGGCGAAACGATCCGGCTGCTCAGCGTGCCGGAGACACTGCCCTGGTACATCGAGCGCGTCCAGAACCTTGGCAAGAAGATTCCGCGCATCGCCCGGCCGCTGGCGAAAAGTGTGATCGGCGACGCAGGGGGCTTCCTCGACTACGCCGGGGACCTCTCCAGCCTGGTCAAGGACCTGCGCGTCACCCTGGTAGATCCGGAGGTCTCCAGCTACCGCCTGGTGGTGAACCCGGAACGTATGGTGGTGAAAGAGGCCTTGCGAGCGCAGACCTATCTGAATCTGTTCGGCTACCCGATCGACGCCGTGGTGCTGAACCAGATCCTGCCGCAGCCGCAGTCGGACGATCCCTTCATGCAGCAGCTCTGGCAGCAGCAGCAGGGCTACATCCGCTGGGTGGAAGACAGCTTCCGCCCCTTGCCGATCCTGCGCGCCCCGCGCCACGCCCGCGAGGTGATCGGTCTCGCGGCTCTCGACGACCTGGCGGAGAGCCTCTTCGGCCGGTGCGATCCGACGGCGGTGCTGCACCGCGGCCCGACGCAGGTGATCGAGCCGATCGACGGCGGCTACCGCATGCGCATTCCCATGCCCAACGTCGAAGCCGAGCGGCTGAACATGGCGAAGCGCGGCGACGAGCTGTTCGTCGACGTGGGCAACATCCGCCGCGAGATCGCCCTGCCGCGCGTGCTGGCGCCGCTCGAAGCCGCCGGCGCCACGCTGCGCGACGGCTTCCTGGAGATCACCTTCGTGGCGCC encodes the following:
- a CDS encoding TRC40/GET3/ArsA family transport-energizing ATPase, encoding MRIVLNLGKGGVGKTTTSAASAVRAAALGHRTLVVSTDIAHSLADVLDRPLGDEPVPIAANLWGQEINVVAEMRRRWHEVRPRLNAVLQREGLDAVASEELAIVPGMDELVALAQVNELSKSGSYDAVFVDAAPTGETIRLLSVPETLPWYIERVQNLGKKIPRIARPLAKSVIGDAGGFLDYAGDLSSLVKDLRVTLVDPEVSSYRLVVNPERMVVKEALRAQTYLNLFGYPIDAVVLNQILPQPQSDDPFMQQLWQQQQGYIRWVEDSFRPLPILRAPRHAREVIGLAALDDLAESLFGRCDPTAVLHRGPTQVIEPIDGGYRMRIPMPNVEAERLNMAKRGDELFVDVGNIRREIALPRVLAPLEAAGATLRDGFLEITFVAPAEPQAAASG